One Streptomyces sp. R28 DNA window includes the following coding sequences:
- a CDS encoding DeoR/GlpR family DNA-binding transcription regulator gives MLAERRHQIILRALRSGGTASVADLAEQLDSSAATIRRDLLKLEADGLLIRVHGGAVIDEERAPFNDAAEVLVAEKDAIAAQAATMIEDGQSIILDSGTTVHRLALQLHSRRLTVITNNLAVYDELIGDENIDLMLLGGMVIRESRMLDGFMAEDNLRQVHADWLFMGACGLRPGGQVMDTTVAEVPARRAMIAAGDKVVLLADKSKFPGTGMVKICGPEDLDALITNASEDDATCMALREAGVKVIPTAPATVGG, from the coding sequence GTGCTGGCTGAACGACGACACCAAATCATCTTGCGGGCGCTACGTTCCGGCGGCACCGCCTCCGTGGCCGACCTCGCCGAGCAGCTTGACTCCAGCGCGGCGACCATCCGTCGTGACCTCCTCAAGTTGGAGGCAGACGGGCTACTCATCCGTGTCCATGGTGGAGCGGTCATCGACGAGGAGCGAGCTCCCTTCAACGATGCTGCTGAGGTTCTGGTGGCGGAGAAGGACGCCATTGCCGCCCAAGCGGCCACGATGATCGAGGACGGTCAGTCGATCATTCTCGACAGCGGTACAACGGTCCACCGGCTGGCACTTCAACTGCACAGTCGTCGACTTACCGTGATCACCAACAACCTCGCCGTGTATGACGAGCTCATCGGCGACGAGAACATCGACCTGATGCTGCTCGGGGGCATGGTCATCCGTGAGTCACGCATGCTGGACGGTTTCATGGCGGAGGACAATCTCCGCCAAGTTCACGCCGACTGGTTGTTCATGGGTGCTTGTGGCCTCCGCCCCGGGGGCCAGGTCATGGACACCACCGTGGCCGAGGTGCCCGCCCGACGCGCCATGATTGCCGCCGGCGACAAGGTGGTGCTCCTGGCCGACAAGAGCAAGTTTCCGGGAACCGGCATGGTGAAGATCTGCGGCCCCGAAGACCTGGACGCGCTTATCACCAACGCATCGGAAGACGACGCGACCTGTATGGCTCTGCGCGAGGCCGGCGTGAAAGTAATACCGACGGCTCCGGCCACAGTCGGCGGCTAA
- a CDS encoding PQQ-binding-like beta-propeller repeat protein yields MIQTLSGGVKAYDPDTGKQFWATPLPGAGNQACVAPSVSDGGVGIVAYGASGMGGANGKCDHVAAYDLNSGKELWHRGFKVKYEFNSGKELAVARAGETAVITTDREQVALKAADGTKAWDVEKVVPSGCNAGTYTGGKNLIRTTSCVQGDTFTGKSWTEASLVDPATGKAEWTKRFGESEAEIALSTSPLVLSGEAKGVFALDEKTGERRGKFPALTEKYFILPEEDGSPMRQVAGVGDILLMGLGEKGVAKGESKTLVAYDLNSGKELWKAPAANTIEYFPLRDTGSDRLLAYVTEGAKRPKLVEFNPKDGEMTTVVDYPEELRKNMGAGAWPFWHKDVLYVSSAGAGLGGDSYALVALPTTAS; encoded by the coding sequence GTGATTCAGACCTTGTCCGGTGGCGTGAAGGCCTACGACCCTGACACCGGAAAGCAGTTCTGGGCAACGCCACTGCCCGGCGCGGGTAACCAAGCCTGCGTCGCCCCCTCTGTCTCCGATGGCGGGGTCGGCATCGTCGCCTATGGCGCCTCGGGTATGGGCGGGGCCAATGGCAAGTGCGATCACGTTGCTGCGTACGACCTCAACTCCGGCAAGGAGTTGTGGCACCGGGGCTTCAAGGTGAAATACGAGTTCAACTCCGGCAAGGAACTGGCTGTGGCTCGCGCAGGCGAGACAGCCGTGATCACCACCGACAGGGAGCAGGTTGCGCTGAAGGCGGCTGACGGCACGAAGGCCTGGGACGTTGAGAAGGTAGTGCCCAGTGGCTGCAACGCCGGTACGTACACCGGCGGTAAGAACCTCATCCGCACGACGTCGTGCGTCCAAGGAGACACATTCACCGGGAAGTCGTGGACCGAGGCATCGCTCGTGGACCCGGCCACCGGCAAAGCAGAATGGACGAAGCGATTCGGCGAATCTGAAGCGGAGATCGCGCTTTCCACTTCTCCGCTCGTCCTCAGCGGAGAGGCAAAGGGAGTGTTCGCGCTCGATGAGAAGACCGGTGAGCGGCGCGGCAAGTTCCCTGCGCTGACGGAGAAGTACTTCATTCTCCCGGAGGAGGACGGTAGTCCGATGCGCCAGGTTGCAGGTGTCGGGGACATTCTGCTCATGGGGCTGGGCGAGAAAGGAGTCGCCAAGGGTGAGTCGAAGACGCTGGTCGCCTACGATCTGAACAGCGGCAAGGAGCTGTGGAAAGCGCCGGCTGCAAACACCATTGAGTACTTTCCGCTCCGGGACACTGGTAGCGACCGTCTGTTGGCGTACGTCACCGAGGGCGCGAAGAGGCCGAAGCTCGTGGAGTTCAACCCCAAGGACGGCGAGATGACGACAGTCGTCGATTATCCGGAAGAGTTGCGCAAGAACATGGGCGCCGGTGCGTGGCCGTTCTGGCACAAGGACGTGCTCTACGTCAGCTCAGCCGGCGCCGGCCTCGGTGGGGATTCCTATGCCCTCGTGGCGTTGCCCACGACCGCTTCTTAG
- a CDS encoding VOC family protein, producing MTELKLQLAIDCAEPERLAAFWAAALGYRVEPPPAPFATWRAYWLEQGVSEEELGAGDCSDSVIDPDGVGPRIWFQQVPDPKVVKNRLHLDLGVSGGRGVPFATRKERVLAEVARLETAGASRLRVEDSEGSGSFFVVMEDPEGNEFCVH from the coding sequence ATCACTGAACTCAAACTCCAGCTGGCCATCGACTGTGCTGAGCCCGAGCGGCTCGCGGCATTCTGGGCCGCTGCACTGGGGTACCGAGTCGAGCCGCCGCCTGCACCGTTTGCTACTTGGCGCGCGTACTGGCTGGAGCAAGGCGTGTCGGAGGAGGAGCTGGGTGCAGGCGACTGCAGTGACTCCGTCATCGATCCGGATGGCGTCGGCCCGCGGATCTGGTTCCAGCAGGTACCCGATCCGAAGGTCGTCAAGAACCGGCTCCACCTTGATCTGGGCGTGAGCGGAGGGCGTGGCGTCCCGTTTGCCACTCGCAAGGAGCGAGTGCTTGCCGAGGTGGCGCGACTGGAGACCGCGGGCGCGTCCCGGTTGCGCGTGGAGGACTCGGAGGGCTCGGGTTCTTTCTTCGTCGTGATGGAGGACCCAGAGGGCAACGAATTCTGCGTTCATTGA